The DNA segment TGTCACGATAATGACCTTGATGAGCCGGGACAATAAAAATCCGCCCTGGTAGTGATTATGAAGTTCCTCCCAGTTGTCCTTGACAAACTTCcaggcggctttgcggccgtgtTTGCTGCTGCCCGCCACGCCACCGATCACAGACACCGTGTCCTGCGGACGGACCTCTTCCTGAAcgcaaaaacaacacacacacgggttaactcgtgcgtgtgcgcaccgtggttgttttatttctttttctttcgatCGGGGAAATAAATCAAGCTTTGGCTTACCGAGAGAGCGAAGGTGAGCACTCTCTGGATGAGGTCCGGCGCCGAGATCGCGCCGAGTACTCGCTCGATGCGATTCTTCTCCTCCTGCATGTCGGCTTGCTTGTGAAGCTGCGACAGAAGGACGCGTCGTCAACCGTCTACCAGAGGAGCACACACAACAGCGGCGTCCGTCTTACCTTCAGCATGGTGTCTAACGTGTTGCTGTCGCCGTGCTTCAGCACTGTTAAATAAACCTGAAAACCAAGACAACGTTAACCGTCCGCAGCGTAGTACCGCTTTGCGCCACAACACGCGTGAAGTTTACCGGGCTCCTGAGGTCGGCAGGCAAAATGTTTTTGCCATCCACGTGCTCCTTGAATCTCCGCCGGGCCTCCTCCAAGGTGGGCTTGTGTCCCGCCTTGCCCAACTTGCCTAGAACCAGACTCCTGAGCAGAGCGTCCAGGTGCCCTGCGGGGGGACAACATGATTTAAGAATCAATCAAAGCCGCCTCTACCTTCCCACCGTCGTCTCACCTTCTCCAGCCTTGCAGTCCCAGCCCAGGCGGAGTCCGATGGGCGTGAAGAGGTCTTGGATAAACTCCTGGATTTCGTCGTGGTAGTCGGTGTGGGACAACAGCGAGGACAGGACGCCCAGGTTGCAGCTGAGGTCGCTCCACACCGTGTAGTTGGGCTCGTTGACAAAGGCCTCCATCAGACGCAGCACCTCCACCGTGCTGATCATGCCTGCGCGGGACTTtgccacaacacatttattaccCGTGTGACAAAACAAGactttttttatgatttatttatttttaactcaCAAGGGAGAAGAGGTCGTTCTGAAGGCTGAGGCGGTCCACGGGCTGCAGGCTGAGGTCTCGGATACCGGGCAGCAGGCTCTGCAGCATGGATGGGCTGTACTGCATGCGGTAGAAGCCCACCGTGCCGGGATTGATCTGAAAAGCGAGCGGCGGGTCAGAGCCGGTCCGTGTCGTCCGTTCCAAGGCCCCCGTTCGGGCGTGCTGACCTTCACCCACTGGTCGGGGGTGACGCCTTGCAGGGTGATGATGGTCTGGGGTTTGTCCAGTAGAACCTGGACTTTGTTGCAGGTGGGGTCCTGGCTGGTGCAGATGCTGATGGGTACCATCCAGTAAGGGCAATCCTCACCTGGGAAAGATCCTTAGCGTGAACTTTAATTTCCATACATACAGATGCAATGATAAAGCAAAGAAATTGGATAGAAGTTGAACAGCTCTTAAGTAAACAAATGTGTTGAAAAAGTACTTGCCATTATGAGGTCCGCTAGCGCAGAACTTCTTCTGAGAGATTGTGAGGACGCGGTCCTCGCCGTGCTTCAAACGAGACGGACGAGGAGTCACAAGCCAGTTCCTCaaagttattgttttgttttttttgactcACCTGCTCCTGCTCCACCGCAATAATGGGGAAGCCCATCTGTTTGGTCCACGAGCTCATCACCGTGGCGATGGGTTTGCCGCTGGCTTGCTCCAAACATTCCCAGAGGTCCTCTGAAGAATAAAATACACGTCTTAGCGTCCACGGTTATTGCTGGCAGTGAATTGGTTAATATACAAAATACAGCCAAGTGCGAATAAAGAGGTTAGCACCATTCATTGGAGTACCTCGTTTAATAAAAAGAAATCTTTAAGGCGCTTTTTCTTCCTCGTCTTCCTGACTAGTACCAAAAAGATATGGCGCCATCGTACCTGTTGAGGCATTTTTGTGCTGGAACTTCAATAAATAGGCGTTCATTCCTTTCCTGAAGTCCTGCAGAGAAGCAAGCAAAGGTTCGGTTAGTTATTTTGGGATTCGGAAACAAAtgacaaataaagtttttggaAATGCCGGACCACCTCGTCGCCAATGTAGCTGTGCAACATTCGGATCACCGACGCCCCTTTGCTGTAAGAGATGGCGTCAAAGATTTCGTCCACTTCGGACGGATGGCCCACGTTCACCTGAGGGAGGCGGAAGACGAAACGGGCCGTCAGCGCGGCGAAGCGACGGCGCCGCCACCGCTGACCTGACGGTTGCCCACCTCGATGGGATGACTGCTATCCAGCGCGTCCAGGTCCAGAGCACGCGTGTAGTCGGCGGACACAAACTGCGTCCAGATGTCGTACTCTGGGAAGCAGTGGTCCACGCAAAGGTACTCGATCCAAGACGCAAAGCCCTCGTTGAGCCACAAGTGCGTCCACCATTCCTGCGGGCAAAACAAGCACGCGTTGTCTTCGTGGCCGTTTGGAACATTTGGTTGATTTGTGCAGCTGTCGCCAGGTTACCATGGTGACCAAGTTTCCGAACCACTGGTGAGCGAGTTCGTGACCCACCACCAGCGCCACCCACTGCCTGGAAGACGCGCACGAGTTCTTTGGGTCAATAAGCAGCGCCGTCTCCCTGCACAGAAAGCAAACAACACGCTCTGGAACCAcaattttttcgtttttttaaatgatccaGTTTGATCCAGTTTTGATCCAGATATTTGCCAGCAATGTAAACGCACATGAGTTGCGTTCATCACAGTTTTGCTCCCATGGATCCAAACTACATTTTTGGATCCAAACGAGCAGGAACGGTTAGCTACCTGTAAGTAACAAGGCCCCAGTTTTCCAtggcacctaaaaaaaaaattaaaaaatcatttttcacAGCGGCTTGTGTGCTCGCAGAACGTTGCGGAGACAACCACCCACCGGCAGCAAAGTCGGCAATGGCGATGAGATCAATCTTAGGCAAAGGATAAGGAACATCGAAGTAGTCTTTGTAGAACGGTAACGTCTTCGTTGCCACCTGAACACACGGAAAAAAATTTAATGAGTCCCCAGCGGACGAGCGCTGCTTACACCGACAACACGGATGAAAATAGGGGCGCTCGTTTCCAAAAGCACAGGCCGTGTTGCCAGATAAGCTACATTGTTGCTATATATAGCAACTGGCCGTTCATTTCGAACAGGTTCATGTTTACATACAAAAATAATGGTGCTTGTTTGGTACGACGAGAActaaagaaaattccagaaggggggaaagaacaaaaaaaaaggtcaatgtcattagttttttttcttcagcagaAGATAAAGTGGAACGAGGAAGACGGGCAAGCTCACCTCCAGGGCAAAGCGACCCTGCTCGGCTTTCCCCACCGGCGTGTAGACGCGCACCAGCACGCCGTCCGACGACTGACTCTCCACGTAGTCGAACTCGCCGATGACGAACGCCACCAAGTACGTGGACATGACGGGCGTGGTGCCAAACTTGATCTCCACCAGGTCCTCCTCGTTGGGGTTCGGTTGCCGCTCCACCACGTTCTGGAGGAACGTAAATGCGGAGATGCTAACGACGTGCGCAAAGATAGCGACGGGAAGTGGATTGTTCTCGTACCATGTTGGACAAGGCCACGCAGTGCTTGGGGACGATCAGCGTGATATCAAAGGTGGCTTTGATGGCCGGCTCATCCCAGCAGGGGAACGCTCGGCGGGCGTCCGTGGCCTGAGGAGTTCAAATTTCAGATCACGGTAGGAAGCAACTAAAGTCTGGCCCGTCCGGAAAAGGCACAAACATCTCACCTCAAATTGCGTGACGGCAGCGTAGCAAGTCTCGCCCGCGGTGTTGGTGTATTTACTCCTGTAGAAACCTTTCATTTTGTCATTCAGCTCCCCGGCAAACTTGATCTTCAGCACGCCAGAACCTTACAAGGAAGAAAGAGCAAAATGTCCAATAAAGTTACGTAAGAAGATTCAAGCACGCCTTCTTGGGCAACAATTCAATTTTTGGGCGTTACCAACTTTTAAAATGAGCGTCTTTTTGTAATCTTCTCACCTGTCTTTAGAATTGAAGGAAAGGACAAGGTCACCTTCTCGTCCTCATTTTGATAGTTGAACCCCGTGGCGtcaatttctaaaaaaaaaaaaaaaaaaaatacaagactCAAGTGATcatgtgatgaaaaaaaaaaagcggtgtGGTACAAATCAATCGCTCACCGTCTCCTCCATGAGGCACAAAGGAGGCGGTGATGATGTCGATGTCGGCACAATTCATCACAATCTGATTGGTGGCTTGCGTTACCTGCACAGGCAACACAAACAGATCCAAAGTTCACAAATCATCTCTTTTCAAGGAACACCATTTGACCAAAAAGGGACTTTCGGAAATTTCGGGCGGACAAACCCTCGAGCCACTCCATCGAGTCTttgagtgaattgttggaactaCTTTGAGAGGTTGGAATCTACTCACACCGCTCACGTTCATGTGTGTGGGGAAAGTTGACCATTCCAACGTCTTGAGAATTGTGACATAGGACGGAATGTGACCAGTCAAGAAGTGACCTTACTGTGAAACAAGCAGAGCTTGCTATGTTTCTTCTTCATTTTTTATTAGATCACATTTGATCTGGAAATAATTGTgtcttggagattttacaacagTGATAGGATAGAAATCACTATGTGTGTGAGATTATCAGCGTagacaacacacaatacaaacaaaagtTAAATGATGAAAAGTTACCTAGTGTTGCtttaagatgaaaaaaaatccatgtgtgtgttgtgcgtgtgcgcgtgcgtgcgtgcgtgtcgggCCTTGTCAAACACTAACCATCTTGCAATTATCCATCCACCGACTACGAATGACATTTGTTCTTATTAATCTTATTACGTTAATATTATTACCACCACAACTGCAAACAGTTGTTTAGCGGTCACGCACCGGTGAGGAAAAGGGCTTAATCGCGCAGGCAACATAAAAATACAATGATTAGTCGCAGTGACAAGCGATGTTAGCTAGCGCGCTAATTGCTAACCGCTAAGCTAACATGAGAGTGCAAGTCTTGGGCGATTTGGCGTCCAGACACACAAAACTGAAGCATAGCAGTAtctaaaacaacaacattaaacATTAGTTATATTTTAATGGAAAATGTGCACGTCGCCATATTTCTTCTAAATGggaagtccttgttgggctacGACAGGCGAGCTAATGGCCAACTGACTGACATATTACataagggaagaaaaaaaaaaaatcaagagtgcattgagtgagtgagtgagtgaatgacagGCGTGTTGTGTCACGTTTGAGTTGCAAGTACCTCCACCATCGCCTGCATCTTGCCGCCGAACGTGAAGTTGACCAGGTCGGGCTGCAGAGAGAGCCCGTAGTTTACGGGGTACACGTCCGTGGGTAGCCGCTCGAAGGGCCTCCTTTTGGCCATGGCTGCTGTACACTGAGCGGCCGCTCTCACCGTGGGAAGATCTGCAACGATTTGACGGACTTTTATTAGTGCGCACGGGAGGACAGTGGACGCTGGTCGGCCGCTGAGTCTTTGCACCAGCAGGGAGGACTGCGTGAGCGTGCGGCTCAGAAGGAGCGACATCAACCGGAAGCTTCGCTCTCTCGCTGTCGGATCACACTCACAGCGAGTCTCCTCCCGTCACGAGCGGAATTTCCGAGGTCCCAATCGGAAGCGGTTGATGGCGTGGTCCCACCCCACCAGGGCAACACACTCCGCCCAGGCTACCCAACAGCATGCCAGCTTCTCAGacaacaccctgaactggtcgccagccaaacaACCAGTCAGTCACACCCTCATGCACACCGGAGTCATTCCACGTTGCACGCATGTAATAATAatgatcataataataataataataattagaacCAGTGCAACAATTGCTCCATACAGTGCTGTACATGGAGCAAAATGAAGTCACACAATAAACGCAGGTAAAACAAATTCATAACCaagacaacaaaaaacacagtaaaaaaaactaaatttatatGAATATAAATGTAGTTtagtaataataacaataaagttCATGAATGCTTAAGTGTTTGGATAATGTTGTAGTGTCATTAAATCATTTATACTCACTTTATCCGTGGACGCGTTGCTTGTTGTTCGTGTTACGTAGCCTGAAATATTACAATATATTCAACACTACGAgtctaataaaatgaaaaaaataatttatgaaATGTAGCTTGATCACGTCAGTTTTTGAAATGGAATGAGATCTCTGatacttaaaaaaatatatataccccTTCTTAATTGAAAAAGTGGACAATCAGCGGACGCATGTGTGACGTCATGCCAGGTTTGTGTGCTCACCCTTTGTCGGATCACGTGCGCGCGGCCACGTTTACCCTGACGTCACGGAACCGCATTGGGGTGCGGTGCGCGCGCACGCTACGTCAGAACAGctcaactttttctttttttttttttaaatcttccaAGCCGATACCCGCAAAATGAGAAAATGAGATGTGAGAAAGTACAAATACTTATGTATTTGTGAAAATTTGTTGCTATTCACTAAAATTGTTGCTAAATTATCAAATGGCTATGGTGTGTAAGTGTGAGTCAAATCACATTTTTACTTTTGTTATTTTAAAGATTCTGTTAAACCAGTAGCagcatttaaaaatgtaaatattaatTGTACGTATTTGTCTGTGAAGAAATGGTGCGTTCAGTGAACAACACCGGAAATAGTTTTCTTTACAATTTCCGCTAaatggcatcaagatggcggcgccctcAACGAGAACGCTAGCGGCGTTACAGCGAGCGACATGGAAGGTAAACGACCATTTCACCTTTGAAGCATTTTGTTCAACAAAGCAGACTAATTTTGTTGATCTAGTTGACGCGTTAATTGCACATTCTAAGTCACCGCCTGAACGTAGCGTTAGCTAGTGACTGGTTAGCAAGCATATAGACTCCTCTCAGCagcgaataaataaatgagcctTTGCCCGTCATCTTCCCACAAGGTTTCCCAAACTTcagcgggcgtgccgcggcaccCCGTGCCGCTTTTAGTGCCCGTGCGAACTAAGAAGCGCTTTTATGTCCCACCGCCCGTGGGCATGAAGGGCAAGAGGGATGTCAACCCCGAAGCCAAGGCCAGAGCGGCTGGTGTTGTGTTCCGGCAGGAGTACATGGAGAGGCCCATCAATATTTCCTGTACCGGTACTGGCTCCTTTCTGCTCAAATTAATTTGctttcatttgaaaataaatatggaCTCTTCCTGTCAACAATTGTCCAACATGCCACCTAGTGGCAGAAAGATGACTTCCAAAAAATGTGATCCGACCGTTTCACTCTTCATTCACTGTTTTGTCTGTCTTCCAGCGGGAATCTTTGACCCCTACGTTCCTCCCGAAGGCGATGCTCGTCTCTCCTCTCTGTCCAAAGAAGGCTTGAAGCAGCGCACGGAGCAGCTGCGGCAGAGCGCCTCCTCACAGTTGGCGTAAGATTACGCCGTCGCGA comes from the Syngnathus scovelli strain Florida chromosome 5, RoL_Ssco_1.2, whole genome shotgun sequence genome and includes:
- the npepps gene encoding puromycin-sensitive aminopeptidase, which produces MSLLLSRTLTQSSLLVQRLSGRPASTVLPCALIKVRQIVADLPTVRAAAQCTAAMAKRRPFERLPTDVYPVNYGLSLQPDLVNFTFGGKMQAMVEVTQATNQIVMNCADIDIITASFVPHGGDEIDATGFNYQNEDEKVTLSFPSILKTGSGVLKIKFAGELNDKMKGFYRSKYTNTAGETCYAAVTQFEATDARRAFPCWDEPAIKATFDITLIVPKHCVALSNMNVVERQPNPNEEDLVEIKFGTTPVMSTYLVAFVIGEFDYVESQSSDGVLVRVYTPVGKAEQGRFALEVATKTLPFYKDYFDVPYPLPKIDLIAIADFAAGAMENWGLVTYRETALLIDPKNSCASSRQWVALVVGHELAHQWFGNLVTMEWWTHLWLNEGFASWIEYLCVDHCFPEYDIWTQFVSADYTRALDLDALDSSHPIEVNVGHPSEVDEIFDAISYSKGASVIRMLHSYIGDEDFRKGMNAYLLKFQHKNASTEDLWECLEQASGKPIATVMSSWTKQMGFPIIAVEQEQHGEDRVLTISQKKFCASGPHNGEDCPYWMVPISICTSQDPTCNKVQVLLDKPQTIITLQGVTPDQWVKINPGTVGFYRMQYSPSMLQSLLPGIRDLSLQPVDRLSLQNDLFSLSRAGMISTVEVLRLMEAFVNEPNYTVWSDLSCNLGVLSSLLSHTDYHDEIQEFIQDLFTPIGLRLGWDCKAGEGHLDALLRSLVLGKLGKAGHKPTLEEARRRFKEHVDGKNILPADLRSPVYLTVLKHGDSNTLDTMLKLHKQADMQEEKNRIERVLGAISAPDLIQRVLTFALSEEVRPQDTVSVIGGVAGSSKHGRKAAWKFVKDNWEELHNHYQGGFLLSRLIKLTVDGFAIDKMAAEVKSFFESHPTPAVERTVQQCCENILLNAAWLKRDADDIHHYLMQRKAPPV